One stretch of Arachis hypogaea cultivar Tifrunner chromosome 20, arahy.Tifrunner.gnm2.J5K5, whole genome shotgun sequence DNA includes these proteins:
- the LOC112786856 gene encoding G-type lectin S-receptor-like serine/threonine-protein kinase SD1-13 — MVMGLSSHFINSQVLLTLCFSFFLHDAGSSLDTITSSYILKAPETLSSNDGMFHLGFFTPTNSTFSYLGIWYITKPPLVWVANRDQPIKDSSSSSSGVLKISKDGNLVLLNSQDDILWSTNASNISSNTTAKLLNTGNLVLQENATGRILWQSFQHPTNAFLEGMELSTGNISGVQRTKLTSWKSHEDASIGEFSMSLERLNIPEVLVWRGSQPHWRSGPWNGQIFLGIPDMATNYLFGFYLSQDNGNTNYYLAYNYGNQTFPVYYLLSVDGNVYQVSWDPEKRDWYISWLAISSECDVYGKCGEFGICDHRSTPICRCLRGYKPRNDEEWSKQNWSSGCVRKEPFQCESESVKNNKEDGFVKMQNAKVPASILSYAAEDDCKAECLGNCSCTAYAYDAGTGCMSWIGSLIDLQIFSTGGTDLYIRVPYAELGEDKKNVTVVIAVSVIVGTTIILTCAYIFWKRIQIRERVKNKLRREDNDLVKLPELSQFEFERLVAATNNFNLSNKLGEGGYGPVYKGTLEDGQEIAVKRLSRSSGQGYEEFMNEVMVISKLQHRNLVRLFGCCIEGEEKILIYEYMPNKSLDAYMFDQSNQILNWEKRFSIIDGIARGLLYLHRDSRLRIIHRDLKLSNILLDEELNPKIADFGLAKIFSRTEDAVNTRRVVGTYGYMSPEYAMEGLFSEKSDVFSFGVLLLEIVSRRKNTSFCEDSKSLSLLGFAWNLWNADNTASLIDPEISSSCNKEDIMRCIHIGLLCVQELARDRPTMTAVVSMLNSETVNLPSPKQPAFVQRQTLLDIESSMTNDGFCSINNVSLTNVQGR; from the exons ATGGTTATGGGACTAAGTAGTCACTTTATAAACTCACAAGTTTTGCTAACACTTTGCTTTAGTTTCTTCCTACATGATGCTGGAAGTTCCTTAGACACCATCACTTCCTCTTACATCCTTAAAGCCCCCGAAACTTTAAGCTCTAATGATGGTATGTTCCATCTAGGATTCTTCACCCCTACCAACTCCACCTTTTCCTACCTCGGAATCTGGTACATAACCAAACCTCCTTTGGTGTGGGTTGCCAACAGAGACCAACCAATaaaagattcttcttcttcttcctctggtGTGCTCAAGATATCTAAAGACGGAAACCTTGTTCTGCTGAATTCACAAGATGACATCCTTTGGTCTACAAATGCGTCCAATATTTCATCTAATACAACCGCTAAGCTTCTGAACACCGGAAACCTTGTGCTGCAAGAAAACGCGACAGGAAGGATCCTATGGCAGAGTTTCCAACACCCCACAAACGCTTTCTTGGAGGGAATGGAACTCAGCACCGGTAACATCAGCGGCGTCCAGAGAACAAAACTCACCTCGTGGAAAAGTCATGAGGATGCATCCATTGGAGAATTCTCAATGAGTCTTGAACGCCTGAATATCCCGGAAGTGTTGGTGTGGAGAGGGAGCCAACCTCACTGGCGTAGTGGTCCATGGAATGGTCAAATATTTCTGGGGATACCTGACATGGCAACCAACTATCTTTTCGGGTTTTACTTAAGTCAAGATAACGGCAATACTAATTACTATCTTGCTTACAACTACGGGAATCAAACTTTTCCTGTATACTACTTATTAAGTGTTGATGGAAATGTATACCAAGTATCTTGGGATCCTGAAAAGAGAGATTGGTATATCTCCTGGTTAGCTATAAGTTCAGAGTGTGATGTGTATGGCAAGTGTGGAGAGTTTGGAATTTGTGATCACAGGAGCACTCCGATTTGCAGGTGTTTGAGAGGGTATAAGCCAAGGAATGATGAGGAATGGAGCAAACAGAACTGGAGCAGCGGTTGTGTTAGGAAGGAACCTTTTCAGTGTGAGAGTGAGAGtgtcaaaaataataaagaagatgGATTTGTGAAGATGCAGAATGCTAAGGTTCCAGCCTCTATCTTGTCCTATGCGGCCGAGGATGATTGCAAAGCTGAGTGCTTAGGCAACTGCTCCTGCAcagcatatgcatatgatgctggCACTGGCTGCATGTCATGGATTGGAAGCTTAATTGATCTTCAGATATTCTCAACTGGAGGAACTGATCTTTACATTCGAGTTCCCTATGCAGAGCTAG GTGAAGACAAGAAAAATGTCACAGTGGTCATTGCAGTGTCAGTGATAGTAGGAACCACTATCATTCTCACCTGTGCTTATATCTTCTGGAAAAGGATTCAAATCAGAG AGAGAGTGAAAAACAAACTAAGGAGAGAAGACAATGACCTAGTAAAACTCCCAGAGCTTTCCCAATTTGAGTTTGAAAGACTTGTTGCTGCAACAAATAACTTCAATCTATCTAATAAGCTAGGAGAAGGAGGTTATGGACCAGTATATAAG GGAACATTGGAAGATGGACAGGAAATAGCAGTGAAAAGGCTTTCAAGATCATCCGGGCAAGGATATGAAGAATTTATGAATGAGGTTATGGTAATATCAAAGCTTCAACATCGTAATCTTGTTAGACTTTTTGGATGTTGTatagaaggagaagagaagattTTGATCTATGAGTACATGCCAAACAAAAGTCTAGATGCATATATGTTTG ATCAATCAAACCAGATATTGAATTGGGAAAAACGTTTTAGTATAATCGATGGAATAGCTCGGGGTTTACTTTATCTTCACAGAGATTCTAGACTGAGAATTATACATAGAGATTTGAAGTTGAGTAACATACTGCTTGATGAAGAGTTAAATCCAAAAATTGCGGATTTTGGCCTGGCAAAAATTTTTAGTCGAACCGAAGATGCAGTCAATACTAGAAGAGTTGTTGGAACATA CGGCTATATGTCACCAGAATATGCTATGGAAGGACTATTTTCAGAGAAATCTGATGTATTTAGCTTTGGTGTTTTGCTGTTGGAgattgtgagtagaagaaaaaatACCAGCTTTTGTGAAGATTCTAAATCTTTGAGCCTCTTGGGATTT GCATGGAATTTATGGAATGCTGATAACACTGCATCTCTAATAGATCCAGAAATATCAAGTTCATGCAACAAAGAAGATATAATGAGGTGCATACATATTGGTCTTCTATGTGTACAAGAACTTGCAAGAGATAGGCCTACAATGACTGCAGTGGTTTCAATGCTTAATAGTGAGACTGTTAATCTTCCTTCTCCCAAGCAGCCAGCATTCGTTCAGAGGCAGACTCTGCTGGATATAGAGTCTTCTATGACAAATGATGGATTTTGCTCGATTAATAATGTGAGCCTAACAAATGTCCAAGGAAGATAA
- the LOC112784384 gene encoding G-type lectin S-receptor-like serine/threonine-protein kinase At1g11330 — protein sequence MMLLHFIKGDIHIPVLLLLTLSFCHVANSLLDTITSSNYILKDPETLISTNTLFHLGFFTPSNSSTLSYLGIWYMSKSSVVWVANRNQPIKDSSSGHLKISEDGNLYVMNQQKQILWSSNITNITSNTTAQLQNTGNLVLQEITTGRILWQSFQHPADTFLPKMELSTNEITGQRVKLTSWRTPNDPSKGDFTMSLEPLHIAQVFIWRGTQPYWRSGPWNGQVFIGIPTMNANYLDGFSLDGEGETNGTYYLSYNYANVSMMYVLSSDGNLHETYWDYAKRDWIVDWSAVSSVCDFYGECGPFGSCDPKNSPICSCLRGFEPKNAQEWNKQNWSSGCVRKKPLQCDERVRNNRSSDGFVKLQNVKVPDFSQWLSSIAYDCRTECLANCSCIAYAYDSGIGCMLWCGNLIDIQQFSMGGIDLYIRVPSSELEKKNHTLIIVLSVIIAMALIVACAYILRKRAIRGVKALQRIQRRSYVNDTSQVELPENSLFELEKLATATNNFHSNNKLGQGGFGSVYKGRLEDGQEIAVKRLSKTSGQGVEEFMNEVMVISKLQHRNLVSLLGCCIERDEKILIYEYLPNRSLDAHIFDPPKQKVLNWEKRFNILEGIARGLLYLHRDSRLKIIHRDLKLSNILLDDELNPKISDFGMAKIFENAENEANTRRIVGTFGYISPEYALQGLFSEKSDVFSFGVLLLEIISGRKNSSFYENVESLSLLGFAWKLWRNDNIASLIDPEISNPSNKKDITRCIHIGLLCVQELASYRPTMTAVISMLNSETVNLPPPKQPAFIQIQTMIDVESSLRNDGACSINYMSLTNIQGR from the exons ATGATGTTACTTCACTTCATCAAAGGTGACATACACATACCAGTTTTGCTGCTACTAACACTTAGCTTCTGCCATGTTGCAAATTCCTTATTAGACACCATAACCTCCTCTAATTACATCCTTAAGGACCCCGAAACCTTAATCTCCACCAACACTTTGTTCCATCTAGGATTCTTCACTCCTTCTAACTCATCAACCTTGTCCTACCTCGGAATTTGGTACATGTCCAAATCCTCTGTGGTCTGGGTTGCCAACAGAAACCAACCTATAAAGGATTCTTCTTCAGGGCATCTCAAAATATCTGAGGATGGAAACCTTTATGTCATGAACCAACAGAAGCAGATTCTTTGGTCATCAAACATCACAAATATTACATCCAACACAACGGCACAGCTTCAGAACACCGGAAACCTTGTGTTGCAAGAAATCACCACAGGAAGGATCCTTTGGCAGAGTTTCCAGCACCCTGCAGATACTTTCTTGCCGAAAATGGAGCTTAGCACCAATGAGATTACCGGCCAGAGAGTGAAACTCACCTCATGGAGAACTCCTAATGATCCATCCAAAGGAGACTTCACTATGAGTCTTGAACCCCTTCACATCGCTCAAGTGTTCATATGGAGAGGAACTCAACCTTATTGGAGAAGCGGTCCATGGAACGGTCAAGTTTTTATTGGGATACCTACTATGAACGCGAACTATCTTGACGGGTTCTCCTTAGATGGTGAAGGTGAAACCAACGGCACTTACTACCTCTCATACAACTATGCGAATGTGTCAATGATGTATGTGTTGAGTTCTGATGGAAACCTTCATGAAACCTATTGGGATTATGCAAAGAGAGATTGGATTGTGGACTGGTCTGCTGTAAGCTCTGTGTGTGATTTTTATGGAGAGTGTGGTCCCTTTGGAAGCTGTGATCCTAAAAATTCACCTATCTGCAGCTGTTTGAGAGGGTTTGAGCCAAAGAATGCTCAAGAGTGGAATAAACAAAACTGGAGCAGCGGTTGTGTGAGGAAGAAGCCTCTGCAGTGTGATGAGAGAGTCAGAAATAATAGGAGTAGTGATGGGTTTGTGAAGCTGCAAAATGTCAAGGTTCCAGATTTTTCACAGTGGTTGTCTTCCATTGCTTATGATTGCAGAACTGAGTGCTTGGCAAATTGCTCTTGCATTGCATACGCTTATGATTCTGGCATTGGCTGCATGTTATGGTGTGGAAACTTGATTGACATACAGCAGTTCTCAATGGGAGGAATTGATCTTTACATTCGAGTTCCCTCTTCGGAACTTG agaagaaaaatcacacactGATCATAGTTCTTTCGGTCATAATAGCAATGGCTCTTATTGTGGCTTGTGCATATATCTTGAGGAAAAGGGCAATCAGAGGAG TGAAAGCACTTCAAAGAATTCAGAGAAGAAGTTATGTTAATGATACAAGTCAAGTTGAACTTCCGGAGAATTCACTATTTGAGCTTGAAAAGCTTGCTACTGCAACAAACAACTTCCACTCCAATAATAAGCTAGGACAAGGTGGTTTTGGATCTGTATATAAG GGTAGATTGGAAGATGGACAGGAGATAGCAGTTAAAAGACTTTCAAAAACATCTGGACAAGGTGTAGAAGAATTTATGAATGAAGTTATGGTAATATCAAAACTTCAACATCGAAATCTTGTCAGCCTTCTTGGATGTTGCATCGAAAGAGATGAAAAGATTTTGATCTATGAATACCTACCAAACAGAAGTTTGGATGCACATATATTTG ATCCGCCTAAACAAAAGGTATTAAATTGGGAAAAACGTTTTAACATACTTGAAGGAATCGCTCGAGGTCTACTTTATCTTCACAGAGATTCTAGATTAAAGATTATACACAGAGACTTGAAATTAAGTAATATATTGTTAGATGACGAGTTAAATCCGAAAATATCAGATTTTGGTATGGCAAAAATTTTTGAGAATGCTGAAAATGAGGCCAATACTAGAAGAATTGTTGGAACATT TGGTTATATATCACCAGAATATGCTCTACAAGGACTATTTTCAGAAAAATCAGACGTATTTAGTTTCGGTGTTTTACTTTTGGAGATTATTAGTGGCAGAAAAAATAGCAGCTTTTATGAGAATGTTGAATCTTTGAGCCTTTTGGGGTTT GCATGGAAATTGTGGAGAAATGACAACATAGCATCACTAATAGATCCAGAAATATCAAATCCAAGCAATAAAAAAGACATAACGAGGTGCATACATATTGGTCTTTTGTGTGTACAAGAACTTGCAAGCTATAGGCCTACTATGACTGCAGTAATTTCGATGCTTAATAGTGAGACTGTTAATCTTCCTCCTCCCAAACAGCCAGCATTCATTCAAATACAGACAATGATAGATGTAGAGTCTTCTCTTAGAAATGATGGAGCATGTTCCATCAATTACATGAGTCTAACAAACATCCAAGGAAGATAA